From a region of the Arvicanthis niloticus isolate mArvNil1 chromosome 6, mArvNil1.pat.X, whole genome shotgun sequence genome:
- the Gjd3 gene encoding gap junction delta-3 protein, which translates to MGEWAFLGSLLDAVQLQSPLVGRLWLVIMLIFRILVLATVGGAVFEDEQEEFVCNTLQPGCRQTCYDRAFPVSHYRFWLFHILLLSAPPVLFVIYSMHQASKEAGGAQAAPPCARGRAEVPCSPCALRARRARRCYLLSVALRLLAELAFLGGQALLYGFRVAPHYACAGPPCPHTVDCFVSRPTEKTVFVVFYFAVGLLSALLSVAELGHLLWKGRQRAKLLPPPPPSPSLPSQRGDPDPFGPPAYAHRSPAGDSEGEGGSGHSKASLATLRQDLAI; encoded by the coding sequence ATGGGGGAGTGGGCGTTCCTAGGCTCCCTGCTGGACGCGGTGCAGCTGCAGTCGCCGCTCGTGGGTCGCCTCTGGCTGGTGATCATGCTGATCTTCCGCATCCTGGTGCTGGCCACGGTGGGAGGCGCCGTGTTCGAGGACGAGCAGGAGGAGTTCGTGTGTAACACGCTGCAGCCCGGCTGTCGCCAGACCTGCTACGACCGCGCCTTCCCGGTGTCCCACTACCGCTTCTGGCTCTTCCACATCCTGCTGCTGTCGGCGCCGCCGGTGCTGTTCGTCATCTATTCGATGCACCAGGCCAGCAAGGAGGCGGGTGGCGCGCAGGCGGCTCCGCCGTGCGCGCGCGGCCGTGCCGAGGTGCCGTGCTCCCCGTGCGCCCTGCGCGCTCGCCGCGCGCGCCGCTGCTACCTGCTGAGCGTGGCTCTGCGCCTGCTCGCCGAGCTGGCCTTCCTGGGTGGCCAGGCGCTGCTCTACGGCTTCCGTGTGGCCCCGCACTACGCGTGCGCCGGGCCACCTTGCCCGCACACGGTCGACTGTTTCGTGAGCCGGCCCACCGAGAAGACGGTCTTCGTGGTCTTCTACTTCGCCGTCGGGCTGCTGTCGGCGCTGCTCAGCGTGGCGGAGCTGGGCCACCTGCTCTGGAAGGGTCGCCAGCGCGCCAAGCTgctcccgccgccgccgccgtcgcCCTCTCTGCCTTCGCAGCGCGGGGACCCCGATCCCTTCGGTCCGCCAGCCTACGCGCACCGCTCGCCGGCCGGCGACAGCGAGGGCGAGGGCGGCAGCGGTCACAGCAAAGCGTCGCTGGCCACCCTGCGCCAGGACCTGGCCATCTAG